The Planctellipticum variicoloris DNA window ACTCAATCTCTCCATCATAGACATTGCCATTCATTGCTCCACGGCATTCAATCCGTCCGTTCGGGTAGTAATCAACGAATGGCCCTGACTTAACGCCGTTCTCAAATGACACTTCTGATTCAATCGATCCGTTCTCCCTCCTAACCACTGCCTGTCCCTGAAACGGCTTCCCTTCATGCGAGTAGGTACTGTCTATTTCCGAAACTAGATCATCCCAGTCTACCGGCATATGCCACCTCCATTATGCTCAATCGGTTGGCACGTTAACACCATGCGTAAGGTCGCGGCAATACCCACACCGCGGAACTTGCCGACAGCTCTTGGAACTTGACCGATTCACCATCCACAATTCACTAAGATCGATTGGTAAGCCTGCGCGGGTCCGCGCCCACAACGCCTCATTTAGCGCTTGCATCTCTGCGTGTTCGCCAGGCTGGCTGTATACCCACCTACCCAATTCATCAGCATTACAGCGGAACAAGTCAATGTCAGTATTCTCAAAGAAATCCTTTAACCGGTCATTCAAGAATGGATGCAGTGGTGTCGGGAGCGATGTATTGTTGAGTCCGGTGAATGTCTCGCAAGTACGCGAGTCTATTAGCCCAGTCTCAACAGGTGAGCGAAATCTCTTAGGACGCAAGTCATTCTCTTCGCCGGCCCTTCGCGCGGCAGTCCTGAGTTGCCTGTAGAACTCCTCCCATTCTCCCCTCGTCATTGTGCGTTCAGCAAGGCGATCCGCCGGTGATTGAGGGGCGGGGGGCTGAGACCCGTCTATCGACGGTTCTGGGGACCGAATGGGACAGGAATCAAAAGGACTCGAACCGTCTCGTCTGCAGATCGGTTGACTTCCGCGAGGCCGATTAAGACGAAACGTATCCGGCATATCATCGACATGCGAGATACTGGATAATCTAAGAGCCCGTCCAGCCAAGCCGAGTTCGCCGAGCCCGCCAATCAACTCCAGGAAGTCAAGTGTCGCGGCTGCATCGCAACGGGCCTGATCACGCGATCCTTGGAAGAAATCGTGCTCGCATTGGAACTCATTGCGGCGGTCCTGACGAGCGGCCTTGAGAAGTTCCTCGCGTCGGAGTACCAACGTTGAGAAGCTGTTGCCGGCTAGTGCCTTCAGTAATGCTGTCGTGAACCAATCGTCCAGAGACTTTGCGATCTGGTAGTCAATTCTCGCCAACCACGCTCGCTCCTGGTCAGTGAGAGGACGCCCCATTTCGTAGCCGTGACACGCACAGAGGACGTCAATCTCGTAGTTAGACAGAAGGGCGTCATCGGTAGTGCCTTCTTTGTCTGGCAAGGGCGGAAGCGGCTTGTCTGGCGGGATGTAGTTCGGAGATTGCAAAACTTTAGCGCCGGGATTGTATTTTAAGATGGATTGGATGACGCTGGGACTTGTGTGCGGTGGACGAAAGTCGATAGTAGCTGGAATTCCGGGTTCGTCCGACGGGATTTCGATGACCCAATACCCGGGCGGCCAGTTGGGGTCGCCAAGGCCCGTCGGATCTGTGTACTGGACCGGTTGGTTGGTGATATAGCGATAAAAGTTGGTGTCGCCTGCCCGCAATCCGGTCGGATCCTGGGACACAAACCTCCCACTGGCCGGGTCATAATCCCGCGCTCGCAGGTTGTAGAGTCCAGTCGCCTCCTCCTGCCGATACCCAACCTGCCCCACCCAGCGGTAGGGATTCTCGGTCGCGCCGGTCGTCTCGACCGGTTCCCCGAACGCCTGGTAGCGGTAGTCGTCGGTGACGGCCCCGGTGGCGTCGGTCAGGCCGGTCGTGCTTCCCAAGGCGTCGAAGCGGTAGTACGAGCTGTCCGTCTCCCGCCGCTGGCTGACCAAGTCGCCGAACGGTTCCGCCTGGTAGGTGTACTCCGCCTCGACCGCGCCGACCTCGTCGGTCTCCCGCACGACGTTGTTGTTGTCCCACAGGAACCGCGTGACGATCACGCCGTCGTCCTGCTCGACGATCCGCTCCTCGGCGTTCTTGTTGACCGGCGACCAGACGTGCGTGACGACGTCCCCCGCGGGAAGTTCGATCTGAATGAGCTGATTCTCGGCGTTCCACGTGTAGGTGGTCAGCTCCAGCGCCGGCGTTTCCAGGCGGGTGCGATTCCCCGCCGGGTCGTAGCTGTAAGTCGTGTTGCCAGAGAACGAGGTCGACCCGAGCAGCCGATTGGCTCCATCATACACGCTGGTCGTCCGATCTGTCTCGGTGATTTCCACCGTGCGATTGCCGGACGGGTCGTAGACGTAGGTCGTGCGGTAAGCGTTCGCCCCACTGCGGGCCTCGGCGAGGAGCTGCCCGGTCGGGTCGTAACTCCAGGTGACGCGGGCCTGTTCGCCCGCCGAGACGCCGAGCCCGGACCAGCCGGACGTCGTCAGGTTCGACCAGTCGGTCGCCGTCAGTTCGCTCCAGCCGGTGGAACCGGTCGCTTCGATCACCCGTGTCCGCCGCCCGGGCGCTTGACACCTCCCGCTTCCAACCGGGACAATTCGCCCATTCGAGGCGAACTGCCCGCGCAGTCGCCCTGCCGGGACTCTCATCCGAAGACTGAGGACTGTGATGCACAAGCTGGTGCTCTGGAGCGTGATGGCGTTGACTGTCGGGACGACGGCCGCCGTGGCCGAACTCCCCGTCAAACTGGACGAATTCGCCCCCGTCGAGGATCTGGTTGCGGAAGCAAACGACCGGATCGCCGACCTGACCGGCGACCTGCTCAAGACGGAAGAATCGTACGAAGAGCACGGCGACAAGATCCGCCAGGCCGCCAGCATGCTCGCTGTCACGGCCCAGGCCATCGCCGAGCACCCGTCCGCCAGCGAGTTGAAAGCCGCGGCGCCGAACCTGCGTGACGCGGCGATTGTCATTGCCCGGAGCAAGACCTTTACCGACGCCGGCAAGGGCGTCGAGCAACTCCAGGCGGCCGTGAAGGGCGAAGCCAAGGGAGCCCCCGTCGAATACGACTGGGCCAAATTGACCCGCATGCATCCATCGATGGAGGAAATGAACGCCCGCGCAACGCTGATGCGACGGTTGCTGCGTCGTCCCAAAGACCCGGCGGCCGACAGCCGGAACTGCCTGGCGATCGCGACGCTGGCCCTGGCGACGCACGCCGACACCCACGAAGTCAAGAATCCCGGCGACATCCCAAAGTGGAACTCGCTTTCCAAGGAACTGGCCGATCACATGGCCTCTGCGGCCAGAGCGGTGAAGGCCAAGGACAAGGACGCCGCCGCCAAGCACTTTGCGGCGGGCATGGAAACCTGCAGCCGCTGCCACGAAGTCTTCAAGGACCAGTAGGAAAATCGCTACCTGCCGCGACCGCGAGCCGCGCGGGGAGGAATCTCCCGCGGCGATGAATTGACTTTCGGCAGGCCCTTTCGTACCGTTCTCAACGTCGCCGCCGCATGCTGCGACGTCGTGTCTCCGTAGCTCAATTGGATAGAGCGTTGGCCTCCGAAGCCAAAGGTTAGAGGTTCGAGCCCTCTCGGGGATACTTGCCAATTTTGCAGACTGAAAGGCAACGGGATTCTTGACGGTCCTCTTCGGATTCGGTCGGATCGCCCCGATTCGATGCCTTCGGACTCGTTCCCGGCTTTGGCCGATTGCTTGCTTCCCTGCAGGACGCAGCCGTTGACAGCCTTGAAGCTGCCATCAGGCGACCAGGAGGCTTCTGCGATTTCTTGAACGCGACTCGCCAGTTCAAGGTCACGTGCAAGCGTGTCCGGCGGGCGTCGGCGAAGAGGTCGCCGGCCCAGAGCCCGCCGTGTGACATTTGTCAGGCATGCGCAGGCGGCGCCCAATCTCGTTCGGCACGCTTTTTGCGCAGGCCGATTGAGATTGTAGTCTTTCTCCCTGCGGAGGGAGTGGCGATGGCGGAGAAGGGGCTGACGGAGGAGGAGCGGCGGGAGCTGATTGGTCCTTTGGCCGGGACCGTCCTGCTGCGGCGCATCTTTCCGCTGCTGCAACGATTGGCTCCCTGCGGGACAGAACGCGACACCGCTCGCAACCGGCAGCTGTTCTACAGCCAGTATGCCGCGCTCCTCCTGATCGGCTTCTTCAACCCCGTTCTCAAGTCCGCCCGGGCGCTCGTCGCAGCCTCGGGACTGAAAAAGGTCCAACAGCTCGCCGGCGGGCAAAAGGTCTCGGCCGGGGCCTTCTCCGAGGCCTCGTCCGTCTTCGATCCCTCGCTCCTGGAAGGACTCGTTCACGAACTCCGCCGCCAGTTCGCCCGGCATCAGTTCCGCGTGAGCCGCAGCGGTCGGCTGGGACGCCTTCCCAACCCGATCGTCGAACGTCTCGTCGCCGTCGACGGGACCGTGCTGTCGGCCTTGCCGCAGATCGCCGCCCGGCTGGGACGCGGTTCTCAAGGCCAGTGGCGGCTGCACACCCAGCTTCGCATTCACGACCAGAGGGTCGTGGCCTCGACCCTCACCGAGGAGCCGGCCAAAGGGCCGCACTCCGAGCGCGCCGTCACGCTCCAGCAGATCCAGGCCCGCGAACCGCAACCCGCCGGTGCGCCGGGAGACCTTTATATTCTGGACCGGGGCTATCGCTCGGCCGTGGTGTTCAACGAACTGGTCGAAGCCCGCTGCGACTACGTCTGCCGGCTCAATCGCGGGGACGGTCGCGTGGTCGAGGGACCGGTCAACGACGCGAACGGTCATGCGGTTCAACTCCCCGCGCTCACCGAAGCCGATCGCGCCGCGGGGGTCGTGGCGGATGAACTGATCGCGCTGGGCGGCGGCAGCGGAGCCAGTCCCGCAAGAACCAATCACGTCGTGCGGCGGATCACCGTCGAGCCAGTGCCCGGTCGACCAAGTTCGGCAAGGCAGGGGCGGCTTCGCAGCGACCAGACCGGGCGGGAAGGCCTGATCCTGGCCACGACGCTGCTGGATCTCCCGGCCGAACAGGTGGTGCTAATCTATGAATGCCGGTGGCAGATCGAGCTGTTCTTCCGGTTTCTGAAGCAGGTGCTGGGCTGCCAGCAACTGCTCTCGGCGAAGACGCGGGGCGTGGAGATCCAGCTCTACTGTTCGCTGCTCGCCGGGCTGCTCCTGGCCCTGGCGACGGGAGGCAACCTGTCGCGTCGAGCGTATGAAATGGTCTGTCTCTACATGACCGGCTGGGCCGACGACGAAGAACTCCTCGCCGCCTTCCCCCAGCCGCCATAGATTATGCAAGCACCGTGCCGAACGAGATTGGGCGGCGCCTGTCGATACCACCACATCACCACCAGTCGGGTTGAAGTCCGGGCGCGTATTCGCCGTTGTGCAAAGCAAGCCTCTCTGGCGGCCGGAGGGCTGAAGCTGCATGACGCTGAGCCCCTGCCCCCGCAGCAACTCCTACGCGAGGAGGACTGGCGACGGCCTGCCGGTGTAAGGCGATACCCTCCCCCGCCGACGCGGGCAGGCACGTCAAGTCCAGCGTTCGGCAGTCGCCAGGAAAAAGCCGCCGGTCGAATTCGAACGGACGACTTGCGGTCTACGGAATGCAAGCCTGTCGTCGGAGGTTGAGCGCCAACGAGGCCCTTGGAATCCACGCCCATCACGCACGCATTCGCCCCCGCAGGGGTCGCAGAAACATTGACGGCGGAGATCATTCCGTCGCAGCCACATCCTTCGGGACCGTGAGCGATTCACTTCGACGTTAGAATTTCACAAGCATTGCCCCGCCCGTAATGAAGGCTGTCGCTTCATTGACGTGTTCGGCCTGCACGTCGTCCTTGTTGTCCAGATCCGCAATTGTGCGGGCGACCTTCGCAAGTCGATCCATCGAGCGCGTCGAAAGACTCGTTTCTGTGATAGTCGACTTGTACTGACTGAATGCGTTGTCGGAGAACTGGCAGTAGTCCAGCACATGCCCGCCCGGAATCGCAGCATTGAACGGAATCGGCTTTCCGTCAAAGCGTTCGTGCTGTCGTTTGCGCGCCCGTTCAACCCGAGCCCGAATTCGCGGTGAAGCGCCTTCTTCGGTCGGTGCAAATCGCTCTTCCACCGACAGTCGTTCCATATCGACTTTTAAGTCGATGCGATCAAGAATTGGCCCGCTGAGTTTCTTCTGATACTTCTCCACGTCTGCTTTACGGCAGGTGCATTGCGGCGTTCCGAAATAGCCGCAAGGACAGGGATTCATAGCGGCTACCAACGTGAAGCGACAGGGGTAGCTGACAGTAGCCTGTACTCGTGAGATTGTGACGGTGCCCGATTCCAGCGGCTGGCGCAGAGCCTCAAGCGTTGGTCCACTGAATTCAGCTAGTTCGTCAAGAAACAGAACTCCCAAATGAGAGAGCGTGATTTCACCTGGGCGTGCCAGCCCGCTGCCGCCGCCGACGAGCGACTGCTTCGACGCCGAGTGGTGGACAGTACGCATCGGCCGTCGAGTCACGGCCATGCCATCGCGTTCTAGTTCGCCACACGCCGAATAGATCTTTGTCAGTTCGACTTTCTCGTCGTCACGAAGCCGCGGAAGAATACCGGGGATCGCACTGGCAATGAGTGACTTGCCTTCACCGGGAGGGCCAATCAGGAGCATGTTGTGCCCGCCAGCCGCAGCGATCATCGCTGCCCGTTTGGCTCGCTCCTGTCCCCGAATCCGGCCAAAATCGACCGCGCGATCGATGGCGTTCTCGAACTCGATCGGCGTAGCCAGAGCGTTCTCCAGCTTCTTCCTCCCCGCAAAGAACGCGATAACGTCCTCGAGTTGCGTGACCGGATAGACGCCGCAGCCTTCGTGCCCGGGTTTGGCGAGAATCAGGCAGCATTCCTTTGCGTTCTCAGCCGGCACGATCAGCTTTTGCCCGGCCTTCGCTTCATAGGCGAGCGACAATGCACCGGGAACACGGCGGACCTCGCCGTGGATTCCAAGCTCGCCCATGATGATATAGCTGTCCTCGCGGCTCTCGGAGAGGTCGGGGAGAAGACCTGCAGCCTGCAGCGAAATGACCGCCAGCGGCAGGTCAAGCCACGTACCCTCCTTCGGAAGGTCGGCTGGTGCCAGATTGATTAGGATTTCTGCTTGCGGGGCGGGAACTCGCAGCTTTGCAAAGGCACCAATGATTCGCGCCGTGGCCTCACGAATTGCTCCCTTTGCCATTCCAGTGATCGAAATGGCAGATCCCCAGGACATGCCTTCATCATCAACCGACAAGGCGCGGGCCTGGATTTCGATCAGCTTGCCTTCAATCCCGAACAGGACTCCGCCTCGAAGCGTGTGATCTCGGTTCGTGAGATCTGCCAGTTCGCGTTTGGACAAAAACGGACGAAACAAAGGCATCTTGGCGTTCATCGGCAGCAGACCCTCGGAACACTGACATCATAAATGAGATATCAAAAGTGTACACGGGCCGTCGGTGTCGACGCCATCGGGCGCAGCGGATCGGAAACAGAATTGCGAAAGGTAAAACGCAGATGGCCGTTAACTCGCCACACCCGAATACAACGGCTCAATCACGCTCCCGTTCAGCAGATGATTCGGCCGTCCCAGCGGGTCGAACAGGGCCACGTCGTGACTCACGCCCAGCGCGTCGAACAGCGTCGTGCAGACGTCCGCCGGGGACCACGAACGCGTCACCGGATACGCCGCGATCGCGTCCGTCGCGCCCACCACCTGGCCGCCGCGAATCCCCGCCCCCGCGAACAGGCCCGAGTAGGCGTGGGCCCAGTGGTCGCGGCCGGGGACGGTCTGGCCAGGGAGGACCGAGACGCGCGGCGTCCGGCCGAATTCCCCCATCACGATGACCATCGTCTCCTCCAGCTTGCCCGAGGCCGACAGGTCGTCCATCAGGGCGGCCAGGCCATTGTCGAGCTGCGGCAACAGGACATTCTTGAGCCGGCCCCAGTTGTCGACGTGCGTGTCCCAGGTCTGCACGATCCCCATCGCCGCCTGGACGATCGGCACCCCCGCTTCGATCAGCCGGCGGGACAGCAGCAGCGACTGCCCGAACTTGTTTCGGCCGTACCGCTCGCGCGTCGCGTCGTCCTCCTGCTGAATGCTGAACGCCTTGGCCACCTTGTCCGACGTCAGCAGCGAGAAGGCCACGTCCTGCTGCTCGGCGAAGGACGTCGTCCGGCCGTCTCCCTTGAGCGTCGGCCGCTGGTTGATCGTATCGAGCAGTTCGCGCCGGGAAACGAGGCGCGGGGCGGTCAGGCCCGGCTGCAGACTCAGCGAATCGATGCGGAAGTTCGCGTCGTTCGGATCGTGATTGATCTGCCACGGATCGTGCTTCGGCCCCAGGAACCCGGCGTGCTGCCCCGGCCAGGTGAGGGGGCCTTCAATGTAATAGTTCGGCAGCGTCACGCCCGAGGGAATGCCGTCGTTCCGCGGGCGGACGTAATCGAGAGCCGCGGCGAAATTCGGAAAGTCGTTCCGCGATTCGACGCGATCCAGATCGCTGCCGCCGCGCGGCAGCGGCGTCGGCCGCCCGGTCAGGGCCACGTGCGTGGCCAGCAGGTGATTGTGCTCCACATGCGACATGGTCCGCAGGATCGTCCAGCGGGCAAGCTGCTCGGCGAGCTTCGGCATGTGCTCGCAGATCGAGACGCCGGGGAGCGCGGTATTGATCGACGAAAACTCGCCGCGGACCTCGGCCGGGGCGTCCGGTTTGGGATCCCACATATCGAGCTGACTCGGCCCGCCGCTCAGCAGGACCAGCAGCACCGACTTGGCCCGTCCGATCCCCGAGGACGACGCGTCCGCAGGCTTCGGCGCAAAGGGAACCCCGGCCCCGATGACGCCCGCGGCGCCCACTCGCAGGAAGTCTCGACGATCAAATGCGAAACGCGGTGAAGTCATCGGAAAAAATCCTCGGCGGGAGGAGTCAGCGTCGGGCGGGAAAATCGGCGGGATCGGAACGGTATTCCGACAACATATTCATACGGGCTTGCGCGTCCGTAAGCAAGACCGGTTGTGCAGGCGGCCGGGTGGCCGGGGCTGGAGCGTCTTCGCGAAGTCCCGGTTTTCCGACGCAAATCCCCTCAAAGACCGGGGCTTCCCTTCGGTCCAGCCCCGGCCACCCGTCATTGCACGGTTATGGTGTCGACTGTTCCATCGCCGTTTGTTGATGCGATTTGTCGCGTAGGTTGCTATGACTGGGGACGGATCGCCGATCTTGCGTACTATCCGGAGGAACCATGCATACTCGCCGACAATTCCTGGGAGCAATGGGAGCCGGGCTGTCACTGGGATCTCTCTCCTTCGCGGCCGATCCGACTCCGGCGAAGAAACGCCTGGCGGTCGTCACGACCGAATGGCGGAACCGATCCCACGCCTGGCACATGGCCGAACGGTTCCTCGTCGGCTATCCGACGCAGGGCAAGTGGCATCACCCGCCATTCGACGTCGTCGCAGCCTACGTCGACCAGCAGCCCGAAAACGACCTCAGCCGATTGCGCTCGAAGGAATTCGGATTCCCGATCTATCCGACCGTCGCCGAGGCGATCCGTTGCGGCGGCGACACGCTGGCCGTCGACGCCGTGCTGATCATCGGCGAACACGGCAACTATCCTGACAACGAATACGGCCAGAAGAAATATCCGCGGTACGAGTTCTTCAAGCAGGTGACCGACGTCTTCCGCAGGGACGGCCGGACGACGCCGGTCTTCAATGACAAGCATCTGTCGTGGAAATGGGACTGGGCCAAAGAGATGGTCGACATCTCGCGCGAGCTGAACTTCGGCTTCGCCGCCGGATCGTCCCTCCCCGGCACATGGCGGATGCCGTCGATTGACATGCCCTACGAGGCCGAGGTCGAAGAAATCCTCTGCCTG harbors:
- a CDS encoding YifB family Mg chelatase-like AAA ATPase is translated as MNAKMPLFRPFLSKRELADLTNRDHTLRGGVLFGIEGKLIEIQARALSVDDEGMSWGSAISITGMAKGAIREATARIIGAFAKLRVPAPQAEILINLAPADLPKEGTWLDLPLAVISLQAAGLLPDLSESREDSYIIMGELGIHGEVRRVPGALSLAYEAKAGQKLIVPAENAKECCLILAKPGHEGCGVYPVTQLEDVIAFFAGRKKLENALATPIEFENAIDRAVDFGRIRGQERAKRAAMIAAAGGHNMLLIGPPGEGKSLIASAIPGILPRLRDDEKVELTKIYSACGELERDGMAVTRRPMRTVHHSASKQSLVGGGSGLARPGEITLSHLGVLFLDELAEFSGPTLEALRQPLESGTVTISRVQATVSYPCRFTLVAAMNPCPCGYFGTPQCTCRKADVEKYQKKLSGPILDRIDLKVDMERLSVEERFAPTEEGASPRIRARVERARKRQHERFDGKPIPFNAAIPGGHVLDYCQFSDNAFSQYKSTITETSLSTRSMDRLAKVARTIADLDNKDDVQAEHVNEATAFITGGAMLVKF
- a CDS encoding RHS repeat-associated core domain-containing protein; its protein translation is MIEATGSTGWSELTATDWSNLTTSGWSGLGVSAGEQARVTWSYDPTGQLLAEARSGANAYRTTYVYDPSGNRTVEITETDRTTSVYDGANRLLGSTSFSGNTTYSYDPAGNRTRLETPALELTTYTWNAENQLIQIELPAGDVVTHVWSPVNKNAEERIVEQDDGVIVTRFLWDNNNVVRETDEVGAVEAEYTYQAEPFGDLVSQRRETDSSYYRFDALGSTTGLTDATGAVTDDYRYQAFGEPVETTGATENPYRWVGQVGYRQEEATGLYNLRARDYDPASGRFVSQDPTGLRAGDTNFYRYITNQPVQYTDPTGLGDPNWPPGYWVIEIPSDEPGIPATIDFRPPHTSPSVIQSILKYNPGAKVLQSPNYIPPDKPLPPLPDKEGTTDDALLSNYEIDVLCACHGYEMGRPLTDQERAWLARIDYQIAKSLDDWFTTALLKALAGNSFSTLVLRREELLKAARQDRRNEFQCEHDFFQGSRDQARCDAAATLDFLELIGGLGELGLAGRALRLSSISHVDDMPDTFRLNRPRGSQPICRRDGSSPFDSCPIRSPEPSIDGSQPPAPQSPADRLAERTMTRGEWEEFYRQLRTAARRAGEENDLRPKRFRSPVETGLIDSRTCETFTGLNNTSLPTPLHPFLNDRLKDFFENTDIDLFRCNADELGRWVYSQPGEHAEMQALNEALWARTRAGLPIDLSELWMVNRSSSKSCRQVPRCGYCRDLTHGVNVPTD
- a CDS encoding toxin-antitoxin system YwqK family antitoxin codes for the protein MPVDWDDLVSEIDSTYSHEGKPFQGQAVVRRENGSIESEVSFENGVKSGPFVDYYPNGRIECRGAMNGNVYDGEIEYLNEDGTLNKSETYDLGICTKRKVFKDGETVAEWSLPDDDPVRGLIAARRRRS
- a CDS encoding IS4 family transposase, whose protein sequence is MAEKGLTEEERRELIGPLAGTVLLRRIFPLLQRLAPCGTERDTARNRQLFYSQYAALLLIGFFNPVLKSARALVAASGLKKVQQLAGGQKVSAGAFSEASSVFDPSLLEGLVHELRRQFARHQFRVSRSGRLGRLPNPIVERLVAVDGTVLSALPQIAARLGRGSQGQWRLHTQLRIHDQRVVASTLTEEPAKGPHSERAVTLQQIQAREPQPAGAPGDLYILDRGYRSAVVFNELVEARCDYVCRLNRGDGRVVEGPVNDANGHAVQLPALTEADRAAGVVADELIALGGGSGASPARTNHVVRRITVEPVPGRPSSARQGRLRSDQTGREGLILATTLLDLPAEQVVLIYECRWQIELFFRFLKQVLGCQQLLSAKTRGVEIQLYCSLLAGLLLALATGGNLSRRAYEMVCLYMTGWADDEELLAAFPQPP
- a CDS encoding DUF1501 domain-containing protein, giving the protein MTSPRFAFDRRDFLRVGAAGVIGAGVPFAPKPADASSSGIGRAKSVLLVLLSGGPSQLDMWDPKPDAPAEVRGEFSSINTALPGVSICEHMPKLAEQLARWTILRTMSHVEHNHLLATHVALTGRPTPLPRGGSDLDRVESRNDFPNFAAALDYVRPRNDGIPSGVTLPNYYIEGPLTWPGQHAGFLGPKHDPWQINHDPNDANFRIDSLSLQPGLTAPRLVSRRELLDTINQRPTLKGDGRTTSFAEQQDVAFSLLTSDKVAKAFSIQQEDDATRERYGRNKFGQSLLLSRRLIEAGVPIVQAAMGIVQTWDTHVDNWGRLKNVLLPQLDNGLAALMDDLSASGKLEETMVIVMGEFGRTPRVSVLPGQTVPGRDHWAHAYSGLFAGAGIRGGQVVGATDAIAAYPVTRSWSPADVCTTLFDALGVSHDVALFDPLGRPNHLLNGSVIEPLYSGVAS